The following are encoded together in the Streptomyces asoensis genome:
- the iolD gene encoding 3D-(3,5/4)-trihydroxycyclohexane-1,2-dione acylhydrolase (decyclizing) produces MTAQTSTTRLTVAQALVRFLAAQYTERDGVRQRLIGATWGIFGHGNVAGLGQALVEYGDEMPFHQGRNEQSMVHAAVGYARQSNRLSTHAVTTSIGPGATNLVTGAALATVNHIPVLLLPGDTFATRVADPVLQQLEVPYAGDVSVNDTLRPVSRYFDRVTRPEALVPAALQAMRVLTDPVETGAVTLALPQDVQAEAYDWPDEFFAERTWTVRRPAADPAELAEAVRAVRAARRPLIVAGGGVHHSRAEEALAEFADATGIPVASTQAGKGSLRHDHPQDVGGVGHTGTATADELARTADLVIGVGTRYTDFTTASHTLFAADGVRFLNLNIASYDGHKLAGLPLVADARSALMELTAALRTHGHRVADAYVSEYAEDKERWEQRVDACYEAEEPDTRPTQPQVLGALDALADESDVIINAAGSLPGDLHKLWRARSRDQYHLEYGYSCMGYEIPAAIGVKLASPERNVWALVGDGTYLMMPTEIVTAVQEGIAIKILLVQNHGYASIGGLSESVGGERFGTAYRYTADDGTFTGAPLPVDLAANVASLGMRVLRARTVRELREALAEARRADTPTCVYVETETADTVSGPPPAQAWWDVPVAETATRPSAVKARELYERHVSTRRRHL; encoded by the coding sequence ATGACGGCGCAGACCTCGACGACGAGGCTGACGGTCGCCCAGGCACTCGTCCGCTTCCTCGCCGCCCAGTACACCGAGCGCGACGGCGTACGGCAGCGGCTGATCGGCGCGACCTGGGGCATCTTCGGCCACGGCAACGTGGCGGGCCTCGGCCAGGCGCTGGTCGAGTACGGCGACGAGATGCCGTTCCACCAGGGCCGCAACGAGCAGTCGATGGTCCACGCGGCCGTCGGCTACGCCCGCCAGTCGAACCGTCTGTCCACCCACGCGGTGACGACGTCGATCGGCCCCGGCGCCACCAACCTGGTCACCGGCGCCGCGCTCGCCACCGTCAACCACATCCCGGTGCTCCTCCTCCCCGGCGACACCTTCGCGACCCGGGTCGCCGACCCGGTGCTCCAGCAACTCGAGGTCCCCTACGCGGGCGACGTGTCGGTCAACGACACCCTGCGCCCGGTGTCGAGGTACTTCGACCGGGTCACCCGCCCGGAGGCCCTCGTCCCGGCGGCGCTCCAGGCGATGCGCGTCCTCACCGACCCGGTGGAGACGGGCGCCGTCACCCTCGCGCTGCCCCAGGACGTCCAGGCCGAGGCGTACGACTGGCCCGACGAGTTCTTCGCCGAACGGACCTGGACCGTGCGCCGCCCGGCCGCCGACCCGGCCGAGCTCGCGGAGGCGGTCCGTGCCGTCCGCGCCGCCCGGCGCCCGCTGATCGTGGCCGGCGGCGGCGTCCACCACAGCCGCGCGGAGGAGGCCCTCGCCGAGTTCGCCGACGCCACCGGCATCCCGGTCGCCTCCACCCAGGCCGGCAAGGGCTCGCTGCGCCACGACCACCCGCAGGACGTGGGCGGCGTCGGCCACACCGGCACGGCGACGGCGGACGAACTCGCCCGCACCGCCGACCTGGTGATCGGCGTCGGCACCCGCTACACGGACTTCACCACCGCCTCCCACACGCTGTTCGCGGCCGACGGCGTCCGTTTCCTGAACCTGAACATCGCCTCCTACGACGGCCACAAGCTCGCCGGGCTGCCGCTCGTCGCGGACGCCCGCAGCGCCCTGATGGAGCTGACCGCGGCCCTGCGCACCCACGGCCACCGGGTCGCCGACGCCTACGTCAGCGAGTACGCGGAGGACAAGGAGCGCTGGGAGCAGCGCGTCGACGCCTGCTACGAGGCCGAGGAGCCGGACACCCGCCCGACCCAGCCGCAGGTGCTCGGCGCCCTCGACGCCCTCGCCGACGAGTCGGACGTGATCATCAACGCGGCCGGTTCCCTCCCCGGCGACCTGCACAAGCTCTGGCGGGCGCGGTCCCGGGACCAGTACCACCTGGAGTACGGCTACTCCTGCATGGGATACGAGATCCCGGCCGCGATCGGCGTGAAGCTGGCCTCGCCCGAACGCAACGTCTGGGCCCTCGTCGGCGACGGCACGTACCTGATGATGCCGACGGAGATCGTGACGGCCGTGCAGGAGGGGATCGCGATCAAGATCCTGCTCGTGCAGAACCACGGCTACGCCTCGATCGGCGGTCTGTCGGAGTCGGTGGGCGGCGAGCGGTTCGGCACCGCGTACCGCTACACCGCGGACGACGGCACCTTCACCGGGGCCCCGCTCCCCGTCGACCTGGCCGCCAACGTGGCCAGCCTCGGCATGCGCGTGCTGCGCGCGAGGACCGTCCGCGAACTGCGCGAGGCCCTCGCCGAGGCGCGCCGCGCCGACACTCCCACATGTGTCTACGTCGAGACGGAAACGGCCGACACTGTGTCGGGGCCGCCGCCGGCGCAGGCCTGGTGGGATGTACCTGTGGCCGAGACCGCGACGCGACCGTCCGCGGTGAAGGCACGTGAGCTGTACGAACGGCACGTCTCCACCCGACGCCGCCATCTGTGA
- the iolB gene encoding 5-deoxy-glucuronate isomerase: protein MTKTEPHHDLYIPHGAGAGGDYVLDIDPKRAGWEYSSLRIVELEPGGSHGFTTGDSEWIVLPLAGGCTVRTAGEEFQLLGRESVFASVTDFAYVPRDARVQIASGAGGRFALAGAKCERQLPARYGPAPEVPVEERGSGNCARLVRNFASADAFDCDKLIAVEVITPGGNWSSYPPHKHDEHRPGEEAELEEIYYFEIDGPNGFGYQRVSPSREGGSDVLAEVRSGDAVLVPDGWHGPAVAQPGHAMYYLNVMAGPGETREWRICFHPDHVESTGGYR from the coding sequence ATGACGAAGACCGAGCCGCACCACGACCTGTACATCCCGCACGGCGCGGGCGCCGGCGGCGACTACGTGCTCGACATCGACCCGAAGCGGGCCGGCTGGGAGTACTCCAGCCTGCGGATCGTCGAGCTGGAGCCGGGCGGCAGCCACGGGTTCACCACCGGCGACAGCGAGTGGATCGTCCTTCCGCTGGCCGGCGGATGTACCGTGCGCACAGCCGGTGAAGAGTTCCAACTCCTGGGCAGGGAGAGCGTTTTCGCGTCGGTCACCGACTTCGCGTACGTTCCCCGGGACGCCCGGGTCCAGATCGCCTCCGGCGCGGGAGGCCGCTTCGCCCTGGCAGGAGCGAAGTGCGAGCGACAACTCCCCGCCCGCTACGGCCCCGCGCCGGAGGTCCCCGTCGAAGAGCGCGGCAGCGGCAACTGCGCCCGTCTGGTGCGCAACTTCGCCTCCGCCGACGCCTTCGACTGCGACAAGCTGATCGCCGTCGAGGTGATCACCCCCGGCGGCAACTGGTCCTCCTACCCGCCGCACAAGCACGACGAGCACCGGCCGGGCGAGGAGGCCGAACTCGAGGAGATCTACTACTTCGAGATCGACGGCCCGAACGGCTTCGGCTACCAGCGCGTGTCCCCTTCCCGTGAGGGCGGCTCCGACGTCCTCGCGGAGGTCCGCTCCGGCGACGCCGTGCTCGTCCCCGACGGCTGGCACGGCCCGGCCGTCGCCCAGCCCGGACACGCCATGTACTACCTGAACGTCATGGCGGGACCGGGCGAGACCCGGGAATGGCGGATCTGCTTCCACCCGGACCACGTAGAGAGCACAGGGGGTTACCGATGA
- the iolC gene encoding 5-dehydro-2-deoxygluconokinase: MAYDLITMGRIGVDLYPLQTGVPLPQVTSFGKFLGGSATNVAVAAARLGRETAVISRTGDDPFGTYLHEALRGFGVDDRWVTPVPGLPTPVTFCEVFPPDDFPLYFYRQPKAPDLEIDAHELDLDAVRETRIFWVTGTGLSEEPSRTATLAALAHRARAGTTVFDLDWRPMFWNDPSGGDPAKVARPFYAEALKHTTVAVGNLDEVEVATGVREPRAAAQALLDAGVELAVVKQGPKGVLAVNSRGESAEVPPLPVNVLNGLGAGDAFGGSLCHGLLAGWDLEKIMRHANAAGAIVASRLECSSAMPTPDEVEAAIKAGAVL; encoded by the coding sequence ATGGCGTACGACCTGATCACCATGGGGCGGATAGGGGTGGACCTCTATCCGTTGCAGACGGGTGTGCCTCTCCCGCAGGTCACGTCCTTCGGGAAGTTCCTGGGGGGATCGGCGACCAACGTCGCCGTCGCCGCCGCCCGGCTGGGCCGCGAGACCGCGGTGATCTCCCGCACCGGCGACGACCCCTTCGGCACCTATCTGCACGAGGCCCTGCGCGGCTTCGGCGTGGACGACCGCTGGGTCACCCCCGTGCCCGGGCTGCCGACGCCCGTCACCTTCTGCGAGGTCTTCCCGCCGGACGACTTCCCGCTGTACTTCTACCGGCAGCCCAAGGCGCCGGACCTGGAGATCGACGCCCATGAACTCGACCTCGACGCCGTCCGCGAGACCCGCATCTTCTGGGTCACCGGCACCGGCCTGAGCGAGGAGCCCAGCCGTACGGCGACCCTCGCGGCCCTCGCCCACCGGGCCCGGGCCGGCACCACGGTCTTCGACCTCGACTGGCGGCCGATGTTCTGGAACGACCCGTCCGGGGGCGACCCGGCGAAGGTCGCCCGTCCGTTCTACGCCGAGGCCCTGAAGCACACCACCGTCGCCGTGGGCAACCTCGACGAGGTGGAGGTCGCCACCGGAGTGCGCGAGCCGAGGGCCGCCGCACAGGCGCTGCTCGACGCGGGCGTGGAACTCGCGGTCGTCAAGCAGGGCCCCAAGGGCGTCCTCGCCGTCAACAGCAGGGGCGAGTCCGCCGAGGTCCCGCCGCTGCCGGTGAACGTGCTCAACGGCCTCGGGGCCGGTGACGCCTTCGGCGGCTCCCTCTGCCACGGCCTGCTCGCGGGCTGGGACCTGGAGAAGATCATGCGTCACGCCAACGCCGCCGGCGCCATCGTCGCCTCCCGGCTGGAGTGCTCCTCCGCGATGCCGACCCCGGACGAAGTGGAAGCGGCGATCAAGGCGGGGGCCGTCCTGTGA
- a CDS encoding sugar phosphate isomerase/epimerase family protein, with protein sequence MTSLSPQSSVSGVSRIRVGSAPDSWGVWFPDDPAQVPWQRFLDEVAQSGYEWIELGPYGYLPTDPVLLTEETSRRGLKVSAGTVFTGLHHGEAVWEKTWAHVADNAALAQAMGAKHLVVIPSFWRDDKTGEVLEPDTLTPEQWRNLTSLTERLGKEVRERYGLQIVVHPHADTHVDSEENVVRFLDGTDSDLVSLCLDTGHYAYCGGDSVKLIETYGERIGYLHLKQVDPEILADVRANQVPFGPAVARGVMCEPPSGVPALGPVLEAAQKLDVDLFAIVEQDMYPCAPDAPLPIAQRTRAFLRSCGA encoded by the coding sequence ATGACGTCGTTGTCACCTCAGTCATCAGTTTCCGGTGTTTCGCGTATCCGTGTCGGATCCGCTCCCGACAGCTGGGGCGTCTGGTTCCCGGACGATCCCGCCCAGGTCCCCTGGCAGCGCTTCCTCGACGAGGTCGCGCAGTCCGGCTACGAGTGGATCGAGCTCGGCCCCTACGGGTACCTGCCGACCGATCCCGTGCTCCTCACCGAGGAGACCTCCAGGCGCGGCCTGAAGGTGTCGGCGGGCACGGTCTTCACCGGCCTGCACCACGGCGAGGCCGTCTGGGAGAAGACCTGGGCGCATGTCGCGGACAACGCGGCGCTCGCCCAGGCGATGGGCGCGAAGCACCTGGTCGTCATCCCGTCCTTCTGGCGGGACGACAAGACCGGCGAGGTACTGGAGCCGGACACCCTCACCCCCGAGCAGTGGCGCAACCTCACCTCGCTGACCGAGCGGCTCGGCAAGGAGGTGCGGGAGCGGTACGGCCTCCAGATCGTCGTCCACCCGCACGCCGACACCCATGTCGACAGCGAGGAGAACGTCGTCCGCTTCCTGGACGGCACCGACTCCGACCTGGTCTCGCTGTGCCTGGACACCGGGCACTACGCCTACTGCGGCGGCGACAGCGTCAAGCTGATCGAGACCTACGGCGAGCGGATCGGGTACCTCCACCTCAAGCAGGTCGACCCGGAGATCCTGGCGGACGTGCGGGCCAACCAGGTGCCGTTCGGGCCGGCCGTCGCGCGGGGCGTCATGTGCGAGCCGCCGTCCGGCGTGCCCGCACTCGGACCCGTCCTGGAGGCCGCGCAGAAACTGGACGTCGATCTCTTCGCGATCGTCGAGCAGGACATGTACCCGTGCGCGCCGGACGCCCCACTGCCCATCGCACAGCGGACGCGGGCGTTCCTCAGGTCGTGCGGGGCGTAG
- a CDS encoding helix-turn-helix transcriptional regulator — MAGSAVHVRSGEGPGGSWEFALAAPHPRLRPGVLGYRGIRVAMNRPRRRLETPIGASTLLLGFEQPVRISRAGRPADTLVSVYCGPTTTPAVGEHGGRFSGVEVLMAPWAGFALFGTPQHELANRTVDPDALPHGRSAPLRELAAALAASPGWAQRFALLDEVLTHWWETAPPGSQRVVRAWSLLVRTAGAIPVPRLAEEVGWSVRQLESRFREQIGLGPKAAARVLRLQRARRFLAEGRSVADTAALCGFYDQAHLSGEFKAMTGCTPREFTQARRLAAQAHGAADRLRGEATSLVLPARPDDRSGPGAHFSKTRRIG; from the coding sequence ATGGCTGGGAGTGCCGTACACGTCCGATCCGGTGAAGGGCCCGGCGGGTCCTGGGAGTTCGCCCTCGCCGCACCTCATCCGCGGCTGCGGCCCGGGGTGCTGGGCTACCGCGGGATCCGGGTCGCCATGAACCGGCCCCGGCGGCGGCTGGAGACGCCCATCGGCGCCTCGACGCTGCTGCTGGGCTTCGAGCAGCCGGTGCGGATCTCCCGGGCGGGGCGGCCCGCGGACACCCTGGTGTCCGTGTACTGCGGGCCCACGACCACGCCCGCCGTCGGGGAGCACGGCGGGCGGTTCTCGGGCGTGGAGGTGCTGATGGCGCCCTGGGCCGGGTTCGCCCTCTTCGGGACACCCCAGCACGAGCTCGCCAACCGGACCGTGGACCCGGACGCGCTGCCGCACGGCCGGTCCGCTCCGCTGCGTGAACTCGCCGCCGCGCTCGCCGCGTCACCGGGCTGGGCGCAGCGGTTCGCGCTGCTCGACGAGGTCCTCACGCACTGGTGGGAGACCGCGCCCCCCGGATCGCAGCGCGTGGTGCGGGCCTGGTCGCTGCTGGTCCGCACCGCCGGCGCGATACCGGTGCCCCGGCTGGCGGAGGAGGTCGGCTGGAGCGTACGTCAACTGGAGAGCCGGTTCCGGGAGCAGATCGGGCTCGGCCCCAAGGCGGCGGCCCGGGTGCTGCGGTTGCAGCGGGCCCGTCGGTTTCTCGCCGAGGGGCGCAGCGTCGCGGACACCGCGGCGCTCTGCGGCTTCTACGACCAGGCCCATCTCAGCGGCGAGTTCAAGGCGATGACGGGATGCACACCGCGGGAGTTCACCCAGGCCAGGCGGCTCGCGGCGCAGGCGCACGGGGCGGCCGACCGGCTGCGCGGGGAGGCGACGAGCCTGGTGCTGCCGGCACGCCCGGACGATCGGTCCGGACCAGGTGCGCATTTTTCCAAGACCCGGCGCATTGGCTGA
- a CDS encoding helix-turn-helix transcriptional regulator — protein sequence MTDRRLWSYKEIAAHIKVQPDTVRSYRKHGLLPPPDHVESGKPFWYADTVRAWVASRPGNRGRDRH from the coding sequence ATGACCGACCGAAGGCTCTGGTCCTACAAGGAGATCGCGGCGCACATCAAGGTGCAGCCGGACACCGTACGGTCGTACCGCAAACACGGACTGCTGCCCCCGCCCGACCACGTCGAGAGCGGGAAACCCTTCTGGTACGCCGACACCGTGCGCGCCTGGGTCGCGTCCCGGCCGGGAAACCGGGGACGCGATCGGCACTGA